The Panicum virgatum strain AP13 chromosome 5K, P.virgatum_v5, whole genome shotgun sequence genome has a window encoding:
- the LOC120709211 gene encoding probable glycerol-3-phosphate dehydrogenase [NAD(+)] 1, cytosolic — protein sequence MVGSVHMNGSVHGANGTEERLDELRQLIGKSDGDLLKIVSVGAGAWGSVFAALLQDAYGHFREKVQIRIWRRPGRVVDRSTAEHLFEVINSREDVLRRLIRRCAYLKYVEARLGDRKLYADEILKDGFCLNMIETPLCPLKVVTNLQEAVWDADIVVNGLPSTETREVFEEISKYWKERISVPIIISLAKGIEASLDPIPHIITPTQMISSATGVPTENILYLGGPNIASEIYNKEYANARICGSNKWRKPLAKFLRQPHFIVWDNSDLVTHEVMGGLKNVYAIGAGMVAALTNESATSKSVYFAHCTSEMIFITHLLTEQPEKLAGPLLADTYVTLLKGRNAWYGQMLAKGELSPDMGDSIKGKGMIQGISAVGAFFELLSQPSLSVQHPEENKQVAPAELCPILKRLYRILIKRELTARDILQALRDETMNDPRERIEMAQSHAFYRSSLLGKP from the exons ATGGTTGGAAGCGTGCACATGAATGGATCGGTGCACGGTGCCAATGGCACTGAGGAGCGGCTGGATGAGCTGCGCCAGCTTATTGGCAAGTCAGACGGAGACTTGCTCAAGATCGTCAGCGTTGGTGCTGGCGCTTGGGGCAGTGTCTTTGCTGCTCTTTTACAGGACGCCTATGGCCATTTTCGGGAGAAGGTGCAGATAAGGATTTGGCGCCGCCCGGGGAGGGTGGTGGACCGGTCCACCGCGGAGCATCTGTTCGAGGTGATCAACTCGAGGGAAGATGTTCTGAGGCGCCTCATCCGCCGCTGCGCCTACTTGAAGTATGTCGAGGCACGGCTTGGGGATCGAAAATTGTATGCTGATGAGATATTGAAGGATGGATTCTGTTTGAACATGATCGAAACACCGCTCTGCCCTCTGAAGGTCGTCACCAACCTGCAGGAAGCCGTCTGGGATGCTGACATTGTGGTCAATGGGTTGCCATCCACCGAGACGAGGGAGGTGTTTGAGGAGATCAGCAAGTATTGGAAGGAGAGGATCAGTGTACCGATAATAATTTCCCTGGCAAAGGGGATAGAAGCCTCATTGGATCCGATTCCTCATATCATTACACCTACTCAAATGATTAGTTCAGCAA CTGGAGTTCCAACTGAGAATATACTCTATCTTGGAGGACCAAACATCGCCTCAGAAATTTATAACAAAGAATATGCAAATGCTCGAATCTGTGGATCCAACAAGTGGAGGAAGCCTCTTGCTAAGTTTTTGAGGCAGCCACATTTCATTGTCTGGGACAACAGTGATCTTGTCACTCATGAGGTGATGGGTGGCCTGAAGAATGTATATGCAATTGGCGCTG GAATGGTGGCAGCTTTAACAAATGAGAGTGCAACAAGCAAATCTGTATACTTTGCTCATTGCACGTCAGAGATGATATTCATTACTCACTTGCTGACAGAACAACCAGAGAAACTTGCTGGTCCTCTGCTGGCTGATACTTATGTAACTCTCCTAAAAGGTCGCAATGCATGGTACGGGCAAATGCTTGCCAAGGGAGAGCTGAGTCCTGACATGGGTGATAGTATCAAGGGAAAGGGAATGATTCAG GGTATCTCTGCCGTTGGTGCATTTTTTGAGCTGCTTAGTCAACCCAGCTTAAGTGTACAACACCCGGAAGAAAACAAGCAGGTCGCTCCGGCTGAACTATGCCCAATCCTGAAGAGGCTTTACAGAATACTGATAAAAAG GGAGCTCACAGCAAGAGACATTCTCCAAGCCTTGAGGGATGAAACGATGAATGATCCTCGCGAAAGGATTGAGATGGCACAAAGCCATGCATTCTACCGCTCATCTCTCCTTGGAAAGCCATGA
- the LOC120709212 gene encoding S-formylglutathione hydrolase-like, with translation MAATPPAYPAEVEQLSSNKMFGGRNLRLRHQSATLGCPMTFSVYLPPSPASNVPVLYWLSGLTCTDENFIIKAGAQRAAAAHGIALVAPDTSPRGLNIEGESDSYDFGVGAGFYLNATNEKWKNWRMYDYVVKELPKVLNEHFVLLNTKQASIFGHSMGGHGALTIYLKNTNKYKSVSAFAPIVNPINCPWGQKAFSNYLGSSKSDWEEYDATCLIKKNNKVSTPILIDQGEDDKFLAEQLLPYNFEEACKAAGVPLVLRMQPGYDHSYFFIATFIDDHIAHHAQFLKSA, from the exons ATGGCGGCGACACCTCCTGCTTATCCAGCGGAGGTGGAGCAGctgagcagcaacaagatgttCGGCGGCCGCaacctccgcctccgccaccagAGCGCCACCCTCGGCTGCCCCATGACCTTCTCCGTCTACCTGCCGCCGTCCCCGGCGTCCAATGTCCCT GTGCTGTACTGGCTCTCGGGCCTCACCTGCACTGACGAGAACTTCATTATCAAGGCCGGAGctcagcgcgccgccgccgcccacggcatCGCCCTCGTCGCGCCCGACACCTCCCCAC GTGGATTAAATATTGAAGGAGAGTCAGACAGCTATGATTTTGGTGTTG GTGCTGGGTTTTATTTGAACGCCACAAATGAAAAATGGAAAAACTGGCGCATGTATGACTATGTTGTGAAAGAACTTCCAAAAGTTTTGAATGAGCACTTTGTACTGCTCAACACTAAACAGGCATCCATTTTTGGGCACTCTATGGGAGGCCATGGTGCACTGACAATTTACTTGAAAAACACCAATAAATACAAG TCAGTATCAGCATTTGCTCCAATTGTCAATCCGATAAACTGCCCGTGGGGTCAGAAAGCGTTCTCAAATTACCTGGGCTCATCTAAATCAGATTGGGAG GAATATGATGCTACCTGCCTGATTAAAAAGAACAACAAAGTTTCTACTCCTATCCTAATAGACCAG GGGGAGGATGACAAGTTCCTGGCTGAGCAGCTGCTACCTTACAACTTCGAGGAGGCGTGCAAGGCCGCCGGGGTTCCTCTGGTCTTGCGCATGCAGCCTGGATATGATCATTCCTACTTTTTCATCGCTACATTCATTGATGATCACATTGCGCACCATGCTCAGTTTCTGAAGAGCGCCTGA